The following are encoded in a window of Mannheimia varigena genomic DNA:
- a CDS encoding site-specific DNA-methyltransferase: MTTLTWYGKEEAVKKAKQTPYCLLRELPDFSHNIARQPTADSRQPTADSRQPTADSRQPTADSSASAETLSNVKQNLIIQGDNLSALKALLPFYAGQVKCIFIDPPYNTKSAFTHYDDNLEHSVWLSMMYPRLEILRELLAEDGSIWITLDDNESHYLKIMLDEIFGRKNFVANVVWQKKSSPSNDARWISDNHDHILCFAKNKERWRPIKLERTEEQNSIYNKSDEFDGIDSDGNIYGRGTWFAGDMTVKTVSENSLYEITTPSGKKVKPAAGRAWVYSEEKFLELLADHRITFGKSGSNKPCIKRFLCEVEESKIVPKSVWLYEEVGENRNARQEVKKFNLEDPFSTPKPEALLQRILYLATNENDLVLDSFLGSGTTAAVAHKMNRRYIGIEIGEHAKTHVVPRLKKVIEGEQGGISKAVGWQGGGSFRFCELGEEVFDAFGSLNPNIRFEDLAAHIWYLENHFPLQKNTEKSPLVGTFNGKAYYLLYNGILGDKRPQSGNVLTRKLMAELPYFAEFMQQGMDIVVYGEACRLGEAQLAEKKITFKQIPYDVTAR, encoded by the coding sequence ATGACAACCCTTACTTGGTACGGCAAAGAAGAAGCCGTAAAAAAAGCCAAACAAACCCCATATTGTCTATTGCGTGAGTTGCCGGATTTTTCGCATAATATTGCCCGACAGCCGACAGCCGACAGCCGACAGCCGACAGCCGACAGCCGACAGCCGACAGCCGACAGCCGACAGCCGACAGCCGACAGCTCAGCTTCTGCTGAAACCTTATCTAATGTCAAGCAAAATTTAATTATTCAAGGCGATAATTTATCGGCTTTGAAAGCCCTTTTGCCCTTTTATGCCGGGCAAGTCAAATGTATTTTTATTGATCCTCCCTATAATACAAAATCTGCCTTTACCCACTACGATGATAATTTAGAGCATTCCGTTTGGCTTTCAATGATGTATCCACGCCTTGAAATTCTGCGAGAGTTACTTGCCGAAGATGGCTCAATTTGGATCACCCTTGATGATAACGAAAGCCACTATTTAAAAATTATGCTTGATGAAATTTTTGGACGAAAAAATTTTGTAGCGAATGTGGTGTGGCAGAAGAAATCTTCTCCATCAAATGATGCAAGATGGATATCTGATAATCACGACCATATTTTATGCTTCGCTAAGAATAAAGAAAGATGGAGACCAATCAAACTGGAAAGAACTGAGGAGCAGAATTCTATTTATAATAAATCAGATGAATTTGACGGAATAGATAGCGATGGAAATATTTATGGTCGTGGAACGTGGTTTGCAGGAGATATGACTGTTAAAACGGTTAGTGAAAATTCTTTATATGAGATTACAACACCATCGGGTAAGAAAGTTAAACCTGCTGCAGGCAGAGCTTGGGTTTATTCGGAAGAAAAATTTTTAGAATTATTAGCTGATCATAGAATTACATTTGGTAAAAGTGGTAGTAATAAACCTTGTATCAAACGGTTTTTATGTGAAGTAGAGGAATCAAAAATTGTTCCAAAATCCGTTTGGTTATATGAAGAAGTAGGTGAAAATCGTAATGCTAGACAAGAAGTGAAGAAATTTAACCTTGAAGATCCGTTTTCTACCCCAAAACCTGAAGCACTCTTACAAAGAATCCTATATCTAGCCACTAACGAAAACGATCTCGTCCTCGATAGTTTTCTTGGCTCAGGTACAACCGCAGCGGTTGCTCATAAAATGAACCGTCGTTATATCGGTATTGAGATTGGCGAACACGCTAAAACCCACGTAGTACCTCGTTTGAAAAAAGTGATTGAGGGAGAACAAGGTGGTATTTCAAAAGCGGTAGGTTGGCAAGGTGGCGGATCGTTTCGCTTTTGTGAATTAGGCGAGGAAGTATTTGATGCATTCGGTTCACTTAATCCGAACATTCGTTTTGAAGATTTAGCTGCTCATATTTGGTACTTGGAAAATCATTTCCCTTTGCAAAAAAATACCGAAAAATCACCGCTTGTCGGTACTTTCAACGGTAAAGCCTACTATTTGTTATATAACGGAATTTTAGGCGATAAACGTCCGCAGAGCGGTAATGTGCTGACACGGAAATTAATGGCAGAGTTGCCATACTTTGCTGAATTTATGCAACAGGGAATGGATATTGTGGTATATGGTGAAGCGTGTCGTTTAGGAGAGGCACAGTTAGCTGAAAAGAAAATTACATTTAAACAAATTCCGTATGATGTAACGGCTCGTTAA